A single region of the Ficedula albicollis isolate OC2 chromosome 11, FicAlb1.5, whole genome shotgun sequence genome encodes:
- the LOC101813437 gene encoding hypoxanthine-guanine phosphoribosyltransferase-like, giving the protein MLTCNPNLLIRDEESGYNENLFCIPKHYEEDLERVFIPHGLILDRTERLARDIMQDMGSHHIVALCVLKGGYKFFADLLDHIKALNQNGDKSVPVTVDFVRIKRYCNNSPAENISFVGEELSTLNGKNVLVVEDIVETGRTMKALLSKIKDKKPRMVKVVSLLVKRTRQSPGYRPDYTGFEIPDKFVVGYALDYNEYFRDLNHICILKENAKEKYRMR; this is encoded by the exons ATGCTGACCTGTAATCCAAATCTCCTT ATAAGAGATGAGGAAAGTGGCTACAACGAAAATCTGTTTTGCATCCCTAAGCATTATGAAGAAGATTTAGAAAGAGTCTTCATTCCTCATGGACTCATCCTGGACAG gacAGAACGTTTGGCTAGAGATATCATGCAAGACATGGGAAGTCATCACATTGTTGCACTCTGTGTCCTTAAAGGAGGCTATAAATTCTTTGCTGATTTGCTGGACCATATAAAAGCACTAAATCAAAATGGTGATAAATCTGTGCCTGTTACCGTGGATTTTGTCAGAATAAAAAGATACTGT AATAATTCACCTGCAGAAAATATTAGTTTTGTTGGAGAGGAACTGTCTACACTAAATGGGAAG AATGTGTTAGTAGTAGAG GACATTGTTGAGACTGGTAGAACAATGAAAGCactgctttcaaaaataaaagacaagaaaCCAAGGATGGTAAAAGTTGTAAG CCTGCTCGTTAAAAGGACACGTCAGAGTCCAGGTTACAGACCAGACT ACACAGGCTTTGAAATTCCAGATAAATTTGTGGTTGGATATGCTCTGGACTATAATGAATACTTCAGAGATCTAAAT cacATCTGTATTCTGAAAGAGAATGCCAAAGAGAAATACCGGATGAGATAA